The following are encoded together in the Streptomyces sp. NBC_01465 genome:
- a CDS encoding alpha-L-fucosidase encodes MTELPRRHVLGMTAGAAVGAALLTPATADADPRTADTVGEVRGDWGTVPAAVPVPLDQWFDNDGIDTADARGGNFDGSGYTFPGEELPAGPVQLDGVPFLFPASTAGAKNNIVALGQRIDLPRGRYLSGSFLVACSYGAASGPATLHYADGSTGTAGLGGPDWYSGSGPLSAPYRYNPSGGKDANRVSFGVSEVAIDPSKEIVGVTLPTTNPAEANKSSLHVFALSLQPAADGRALTLRAAHSTTSSLDSGAQSVEATVVNAGTVGILASDALTVSVDVAGARTVQPARIPRLAPGDQARVRIGIRSRPGVEPGTQQSGRVVARGRGQEAAASPSQLTLGVPDFQPTDASLSTHQAPYWFQDAKFGIFIHWGVYSVPAWAPVGKQYAEWYWDQMQDPNNPTYAHHREVYGENFNYDDFIPQFTAKNFNPRSWVELFRDAGAQYHVLTSKHHEGFALWDSKVSDRNAVKMGPGRDLIKELFEASRTYAPELHRGLYFSMPEWFNPDNPWMGHAPRNPYTLEPVPYTGYTAGKDYVKDLQAPQMLELIEGYDPEIIWCDIGGVNDSHRVLAEYFNHAKNRNRPIEVTVNNRSGIGPHDFTTPEYTTYDSVVTDKWEASRGLDPFSYGYNQATPDSMYMSAEEIVHTIVDATSKNGNFLLDIGPRADGTIPEIMQTRLRETGQWLKVNGEAIYGSTYWARMPELGEDLRFTVQPGKAFYIHSLAQPGAMLTVEAPVPVRSGDKVTMLGYGRPLNWRTSGGKMVIDVPAGARAAGRYAWVFKIEQIR; translated from the coding sequence ATGACCGAACTTCCCAGGCGCCATGTACTCGGAATGACGGCGGGGGCGGCAGTCGGCGCCGCCCTTCTCACCCCGGCAACGGCCGATGCGGATCCAAGAACGGCAGACACGGTCGGAGAAGTGAGAGGCGACTGGGGCACGGTCCCGGCCGCCGTCCCCGTACCGCTCGACCAGTGGTTCGACAACGACGGCATCGACACCGCGGACGCCCGCGGCGGCAACTTCGACGGTTCCGGATACACCTTCCCCGGTGAGGAACTCCCCGCAGGGCCAGTGCAGTTGGACGGAGTTCCGTTCCTCTTCCCCGCCTCGACGGCGGGCGCCAAGAACAACATCGTCGCCCTCGGGCAGCGCATCGACCTTCCCCGGGGCCGGTATCTCTCCGGCTCGTTCCTCGTCGCCTGCAGCTACGGCGCGGCCTCGGGTCCTGCCACCCTGCACTACGCGGACGGCTCGACCGGTACGGCCGGTCTCGGTGGCCCCGACTGGTACTCCGGAAGCGGACCGCTCTCCGCCCCCTACCGCTACAACCCGTCCGGCGGCAAGGACGCCAACCGCGTCTCCTTCGGCGTCTCCGAGGTCGCGATCGACCCGTCGAAGGAGATCGTGGGCGTCACCCTGCCCACCACCAACCCGGCCGAGGCCAACAAGTCATCGCTCCACGTCTTCGCGCTCTCGCTCCAACCGGCCGCCGACGGGCGGGCGTTGACCCTGCGCGCCGCCCACTCCACCACCAGCTCCCTCGACTCGGGCGCCCAGAGCGTGGAAGCCACCGTCGTCAACGCGGGCACCGTCGGGATCCTCGCCTCCGACGCGCTCACCGTCTCCGTCGACGTGGCGGGCGCCCGTACGGTCCAGCCCGCCCGGATCCCGCGGCTCGCCCCCGGCGACCAGGCCAGAGTGCGCATCGGCATCCGCAGCAGGCCCGGCGTGGAGCCGGGAACCCAGCAGTCGGGCCGGGTCGTGGCCCGCGGCCGCGGCCAGGAGGCGGCGGCATCACCGAGTCAACTCACTCTGGGTGTGCCGGACTTCCAGCCCACCGACGCCTCGCTCTCCACCCACCAGGCCCCGTACTGGTTCCAGGACGCCAAATTCGGCATTTTCATCCACTGGGGCGTGTACTCCGTGCCCGCCTGGGCGCCGGTCGGCAAGCAGTACGCCGAGTGGTACTGGGACCAGATGCAGGACCCGAACAACCCCACCTACGCCCACCACCGCGAGGTGTACGGCGAGAACTTCAACTACGACGACTTCATACCGCAGTTCACGGCCAAGAACTTCAACCCGCGCTCCTGGGTCGAGCTCTTCCGCGACGCCGGTGCGCAGTACCACGTCCTCACCTCCAAGCACCACGAGGGCTTCGCGCTCTGGGACTCCAAGGTCTCCGACCGCAACGCCGTCAAGATGGGCCCGGGGCGCGACCTGATCAAGGAGCTCTTCGAGGCGTCCCGGACGTACGCGCCCGAACTCCACCGCGGCCTGTACTTCTCGATGCCCGAGTGGTTCAACCCCGACAACCCCTGGATGGGCCACGCGCCCCGCAACCCGTACACCCTGGAACCCGTCCCGTACACCGGCTACACCGCCGGCAAGGACTACGTGAAGGACCTCCAGGCCCCGCAGATGCTGGAGCTGATCGAGGGCTACGACCCCGAGATCATCTGGTGCGACATCGGCGGCGTGAACGACAGCCACCGGGTCCTGGCCGAGTACTTCAACCACGCCAAGAACCGCAACCGGCCGATCGAGGTGACGGTCAACAACCGCTCGGGCATCGGCCCGCACGACTTCACGACGCCCGAGTACACGACGTACGACTCGGTCGTCACCGACAAGTGGGAGGCCAGCCGGGGTCTCGACCCGTTCAGCTACGGGTACAACCAGGCCACCCCCGACAGCATGTACATGTCCGCGGAGGAGATCGTGCACACGATCGTCGACGCGACGAGCAAGAACGGGAACTTCCTGCTCGACATCGGGCCGCGCGCCGACGGCACCATCCCCGAGATCATGCAGACCAGGCTGCGCGAGACGGGCCAGTGGCTGAAGGTCAACGGCGAGGCGATCTACGGCAGTACGTACTGGGCGCGGATGCCGGAGCTGGGCGAGGACCTGCGGTTCACCGTCCAGCCGGGCAAGGCCTTCTACATCCACTCGCTGGCACAGCCCGGCGCCATGCTCACCGTCGAGGCGCCGGTACCGGTCCGCAGCGGCGACAAGGTGACCATGCTCGGCTACGGCCGGCCGCTCAACTGGCGTACGAGCGGCGGGAAAATGGTGATCGACGTGCCCGCGGGTGCCAGGGCCGCGGGCCGTTACGCCTGGGTCTTCAAGATCGAGCAGATCAGGTAG
- a CDS encoding DUF1990 family protein, producing the protein MNLLSRMNRTDRSGALNYEERGATRLLPLPPGYHHLQVRSPVGHGRAAFEAAGSAVTGWRMHRATGARVTAEVPRVEPETFVEVSLGFGPLRFRAPCEVIWTAYESERTGFAYGTRARHPECGEESFVVELAADGTVWFTVTAFSRPASWYTRLAGPLVPVLQRAYAHRLTAVLRRIADGAT; encoded by the coding sequence ATGAATCTTCTGAGCCGGATGAACCGGACCGACCGCTCGGGCGCCCTCAACTACGAGGAGCGCGGCGCCACCCGCCTGCTCCCGCTGCCTCCCGGCTACCACCACCTCCAGGTCCGCTCCCCCGTCGGTCACGGCCGCGCGGCGTTCGAGGCCGCGGGCTCCGCCGTGACCGGCTGGCGGATGCACCGCGCCACGGGTGCGCGGGTGACGGCGGAGGTTCCGCGCGTCGAGCCGGAGACGTTCGTCGAGGTGTCGCTGGGGTTCGGGCCGCTGCGGTTCCGCGCCCCCTGCGAGGTGATCTGGACGGCGTACGAGAGCGAACGGACCGGGTTCGCGTACGGCACCCGCGCCCGCCACCCGGAGTGCGGCGAGGAGTCGTTCGTGGTCGAGCTGGCCGCGGACGGGACCGTGTGGTTCACGGTCACTGCCTTCAGCCGGCCCGCGAGCTGGTACACCCGGCTCGCGGGCCCGCTGGTCCCGGTGCTCCAGCGGGCCTACGCCCACCGGCTCACCGCGGTCCTCCGGCGGATCGCCGACGGCGCTACCTGA
- a CDS encoding YndJ family protein: MSVLVDLIVMLGMLVVVPAGLRLIGDPRLDPVRRLWPLAAVPGALSLWLERGPTATALASVYALATVFLAAHAPLRLYRNRSLAAAEIAVLTALVTPSVAGLALVAERSGHELFGFGLGILALTVPHFHFAGFSAALVAGLCCRTSGGRTGKLAALSVPLGTLLVLVGYFVDDWAELAGALVLTAGMWAVSLLTWRDIRTRGRDRLTRAMLATAAGVLVATMLLALSWALGEATGIPHPTLTWMAATHGLGNALGFALCSVLAWRRIKETAAV, translated from the coding sequence ATGTCCGTACTGGTCGATCTGATCGTGATGCTGGGGATGCTGGTCGTGGTCCCCGCGGGGCTGCGGCTGATCGGCGACCCCCGGCTGGATCCGGTCCGTCGGCTCTGGCCGCTCGCGGCGGTGCCCGGCGCCCTCTCGCTCTGGCTGGAGCGCGGTCCGACGGCGACCGCCCTGGCCTCGGTCTACGCCCTGGCCACCGTGTTCCTCGCGGCGCACGCGCCACTGCGGCTGTACCGCAACCGCTCCCTCGCCGCCGCCGAGATCGCGGTGCTCACCGCGCTGGTCACCCCGTCCGTCGCCGGCCTCGCCCTGGTCGCCGAACGCTCGGGGCACGAACTGTTCGGCTTCGGCCTGGGAATCCTGGCGCTGACCGTGCCGCACTTCCACTTCGCCGGATTCAGCGCGGCCCTGGTCGCGGGCCTCTGCTGCCGGACGAGCGGCGGACGTACGGGAAAGCTGGCCGCGCTGAGCGTGCCACTGGGAACGCTGCTCGTACTCGTCGGCTACTTCGTCGACGACTGGGCAGAACTCGCAGGGGCACTTGTCCTCACTGCGGGCATGTGGGCCGTTTCGCTGCTGACCTGGCGGGACATTCGTACGCGCGGCCGGGACCGGCTGACGCGGGCGATGCTCGCCACCGCCGCCGGTGTCCTGGTGGCAACCATGCTCCTCGCGCTGAGCTGGGCACTCGGCGAGGCCACCGGAATTCCGCATCCCACCCTGACCTGGATGGCCGCCACTCACGGCCTCGGCAACGCGCTCGGCTTCGCACTCTGTTCGGTGCTGGCCTGGCGTCGCATCAAGGAGACTGCTGCCGTATGA
- a CDS encoding SpoIIE family protein phosphatase: MVDRTAGTSSLPDDWPAHPDLSLALNRMGSFDWDLDSGLMHLDQSALDVFDLYADEYDGHPETLGRRVPSDEGTRLDAMVSQALKNGATTYGAYFRVRGRDGFLRWVHTQGFIRRNAEGRPHRIIGIVRDAAQELAESAARHELDTERRRRTSLVEGTTAALAHARTVRDVIDVLKDSQGLEHLGATSLVMGLHEAGRIHLVAEGPENSFVPGTRYTRVDEPYPMSEVIRTLAPRFIESPEDFATSYPGLWPHISGLGITAAAYLPLIAQARPIGALGLLYRDKTGFTSDERNLLVALGSSIAQSLQRAMLYEQEHDLAQGLQQAMLPRRIPEVAGAEIAVRYRSARLGRDIGGDWYDVIPLPGGRVGAVIGDVQGHDTHAAAVMGQLRIVLRAYAAEGHTPATVVARASVFLHELDTDRFATCTYAEVDLSTGVIQVVRAGHVDPLMRHADGSCRRLPVEGGLPLGLSAEFRQLEYPVTTVELDPGHALLLYTDGLVEQPGADLDDGMQALSMAVESGPRDLQLLADRLCEVVDDRSGADDVALLLLRRTVGDLPQSGGRLRQHVAAADPEALSSARHMIRAAVRAWGARERSDEIELAADELITNALMHTDGGAIVTIRVLAGPERRMRVEVEDRSSALPRRREAGESGVSGRGLMLVDRLAEVWGVESRGSGKCVWCEFIVPRREAM; encoded by the coding sequence ATGGTGGATCGGACGGCGGGCACTTCGTCCCTTCCGGACGACTGGCCCGCACACCCGGATCTGAGCCTTGCCCTGAACCGGATGGGCAGCTTCGACTGGGATCTCGACAGCGGACTGATGCACCTCGATCAGTCCGCCCTCGACGTGTTCGACCTCTACGCCGACGAGTACGACGGCCACCCCGAGACCCTCGGCCGCCGCGTCCCCTCCGACGAGGGCACCCGGCTCGACGCGATGGTCTCCCAGGCACTCAAGAACGGCGCGACCACCTACGGCGCCTACTTCCGCGTCCGCGGCCGCGACGGCTTCCTGCGCTGGGTCCACACCCAGGGCTTCATCCGCCGCAACGCCGAAGGCCGGCCGCACCGCATCATCGGCATCGTCCGCGACGCGGCCCAGGAGCTCGCCGAGTCCGCCGCCCGCCACGAGCTGGACACCGAGCGACGCCGCCGTACGAGCCTCGTCGAGGGGACCACCGCGGCCCTGGCGCACGCCCGCACCGTCCGCGACGTCATCGACGTACTGAAGGACTCGCAGGGCCTCGAACACCTGGGGGCCACCAGCCTGGTCATGGGTCTGCACGAGGCCGGCCGCATCCACCTCGTCGCCGAGGGGCCGGAGAACAGCTTCGTGCCCGGCACGCGCTACACCCGGGTCGACGAGCCGTACCCGATGAGCGAGGTGATCCGCACCCTCGCACCCCGCTTCATCGAGTCGCCCGAGGACTTCGCGACCTCCTACCCGGGCCTGTGGCCGCACATCAGCGGCCTGGGCATCACCGCCGCCGCGTATCTGCCGCTGATCGCGCAGGCCCGCCCCATCGGCGCGCTCGGGCTGCTCTACCGCGACAAGACGGGCTTCACCAGCGACGAGCGCAACCTTCTGGTCGCCCTCGGCAGTTCCATCGCCCAGAGCCTGCAGCGCGCCATGCTCTACGAACAGGAGCACGACCTGGCCCAGGGGCTCCAGCAGGCGATGCTGCCTCGCCGCATCCCCGAGGTTGCGGGGGCGGAGATCGCCGTCCGCTACCGTTCCGCCCGGCTCGGCCGGGACATCGGCGGTGACTGGTACGACGTGATCCCCCTGCCCGGCGGCCGGGTCGGGGCCGTCATCGGCGACGTACAGGGGCACGACACCCATGCGGCGGCCGTCATGGGCCAACTCCGCATCGTGCTGCGGGCGTACGCGGCCGAGGGGCACACCCCCGCCACCGTCGTGGCCCGCGCATCCGTCTTCCTCCACGAACTGGACACCGACCGCTTCGCCACCTGCACCTACGCCGAGGTCGACCTGTCCACCGGCGTCATCCAGGTGGTGCGCGCCGGGCACGTCGACCCCCTGATGCGGCACGCCGACGGCAGCTGCCGACGGCTGCCCGTCGAGGGCGGACTGCCGCTCGGGCTCTCCGCCGAGTTCCGGCAGCTCGAATACCCCGTCACCACCGTGGAGCTGGACCCCGGACATGCCCTGCTGCTCTACACCGACGGCCTCGTGGAGCAGCCCGGCGCGGACCTGGACGACGGCATGCAGGCGCTGTCGATGGCGGTCGAGAGCGGCCCGAGGGATCTGCAGCTCCTGGCCGACCGGCTGTGCGAGGTGGTCGACGACCGCAGCGGCGCGGACGACGTGGCGCTGCTGCTTCTGCGCCGTACGGTCGGGGACCTGCCGCAGTCGGGCGGCCGGCTGCGGCAGCATGTGGCCGCCGCCGACCCGGAGGCGCTGAGCTCGGCGCGGCACATGATCCGTGCGGCGGTCCGGGCCTGGGGCGCCCGGGAGAGGTCCGATGAAATCGAGCTGGCCGCCGACGAGTTGATCACCAACGCGCTGATGCACACCGACGGCGGGGCCATCGTCACGATCCGGGTTCTCGCGGGTCCCGAGCGCCGGATGCGCGTCGAGGTGGAGGACCGGTCCAGCGCTCTGCCGCGCCGCCGTGAGGCGGGGGAGTCGGGGGTCTCGGGGCGCGGGCTGATGCTGGTGGACCGGTTGGCGGAGGTGTGGGGAGTCGAGTCGCGAGGCAGCGGTAAATGCGTGTGGTGCGAGTTCATCGTGCCGCGGCGCGAGGCAATGTGA
- a CDS encoding wax ester/triacylglycerol synthase family O-acyltransferase has product MSTELLAPLDLAFWHLESAEHPMHLGALAVFDPAPGSGDEELVNVLAARAAAIPRLRMCVRGVWLPVGGAAWSEDKHFDVTRHVRLVRLSAADFDAEVRDLAGELMERPLERGIPPWEMYVLTGGADGSFAVLVKMHHALADGMRAVAIGAGIFDQIAGARAVAGTRRRKAVPPRSWLPGPRQVAGFARDRIEEFGQAVGIGASVMRASRLDLWGDSALTASSSGTRRMATAVLDQTDVLRVRRAVGGTANDVLIATVAGGLRRWLLERGEELPGADPRALVPVSRRRPGAPPSSGNKLSAYLVGLPVSEPDPWLRLGVVRDAMDRNKAAGPSRGAGAVAVLADQLPPLAHRFGASLAGSAARVLFDVLVTSVPLPRSTLSLGGCPLREIYPMAPLARGQALAVALSTYGGRVHVGLVADGKAVPDADRLAACMKEELAELLAEVLTH; this is encoded by the coding sequence TTGAGCACCGAGCTTCTGGCACCGCTTGATCTCGCGTTCTGGCACCTCGAATCCGCCGAGCACCCCATGCATCTGGGAGCGCTCGCCGTCTTCGATCCCGCACCAGGCTCCGGCGACGAGGAACTGGTGAACGTCCTCGCCGCCCGGGCCGCCGCCATCCCCCGGCTGAGGATGTGCGTACGGGGGGTGTGGCTGCCCGTGGGCGGGGCCGCCTGGAGCGAGGACAAGCACTTCGACGTGACCCGCCATGTGCGGCTCGTACGGCTGTCCGCAGCCGACTTCGACGCAGAAGTCAGAGATCTCGCGGGGGAGTTGATGGAGCGCCCGCTGGAGCGCGGGATCCCGCCCTGGGAGATGTACGTGCTGACGGGTGGCGCAGACGGCTCCTTCGCCGTCCTGGTGAAGATGCATCACGCGCTCGCCGACGGAATGCGCGCCGTGGCGATCGGGGCCGGCATCTTCGACCAGATCGCGGGTGCGCGTGCCGTGGCCGGCACCCGGCGGAGGAAGGCCGTACCGCCCCGTTCGTGGCTGCCGGGGCCGCGGCAGGTCGCGGGCTTCGCACGGGACAGGATCGAGGAGTTCGGGCAGGCGGTGGGCATCGGGGCCTCGGTGATGCGGGCCAGCAGGCTCGATCTGTGGGGGGACTCGGCGCTGACCGCGAGTTCGAGCGGGACGCGGCGGATGGCGACGGCCGTACTGGACCAGACCGATGTGCTGCGGGTCCGGCGCGCGGTGGGCGGTACGGCGAACGACGTGCTGATCGCCACGGTCGCCGGAGGGCTGCGGCGCTGGCTCCTGGAGCGCGGCGAGGAGCTCCCGGGCGCCGACCCGCGGGCGCTGGTGCCGGTGTCCCGGCGCCGCCCGGGCGCACCTCCCAGCTCCGGGAACAAGCTCTCGGCCTACCTTGTCGGTCTGCCGGTCTCCGAACCGGACCCCTGGCTGCGGCTCGGTGTTGTACGTGACGCCATGGACCGCAACAAGGCGGCCGGACCCTCGCGCGGGGCCGGTGCGGTGGCCGTTCTCGCCGATCAACTGCCGCCGCTGGCGCACCGGTTCGGGGCGTCGTTGGCGGGCAGTGCGGCCCGGGTGCTCTTCGACGTACTGGTGACCAGTGTCCCGCTGCCGCGCTCCACCCTCTCGCTCGGCGGCTGCCCGCTGCGCGAGATCTATCCGATGGCCCCGCTGGCACGCGGGCAGGCCCTCGCCGTCGCGCTCTCCACGTACGGCGGTCGGGTGCATGTGGGGCTGGTCGCCGACGGCAAGGCGGTGCCGGACGCCGACCGTCTCGCGGCGTGCATGAAGGAGGAGCTCGCAGAATTGCTCGCAGAGGTGTTGACGCACTGA
- a CDS encoding aldo/keto reductase: protein MRRNMIGHSGVEVTELSFGAAGIGNLFTPVGDEEARAAVDAAWDEGIRYFDTAPHYGLGLSERRLGAALRDRPREEYVVSTKVGRILEPAAGGGDDLANGFAVPADARRVWDFSADGIRRSIEDSLLRLGLDRIDLVYLHDPDDHAEAAFGQAYPALEKLRAEGVVGAIGAGMNQTAMLTRFLRDTDVDAVLCAGRYTLLDRTALAELLPEATARGKSVVVGGVFNSGLLADPRPGATYNYTAASTELLDRALHLKDVAGRHGVPLRAAALRYPARHPAVASVLVGTRSADEVRDAAAMMRHETPAALWDELHTEEPS, encoded by the coding sequence ATGCGGCGGAACATGATCGGACACAGCGGGGTCGAAGTCACCGAACTCTCCTTCGGCGCGGCCGGGATCGGCAATCTCTTCACCCCGGTCGGCGACGAGGAAGCCCGGGCCGCGGTGGACGCGGCCTGGGACGAAGGCATTCGGTACTTCGACACCGCGCCGCACTACGGACTGGGGCTCTCCGAGCGCCGGCTCGGCGCGGCGCTGCGGGACCGGCCGCGCGAGGAGTACGTCGTCTCCACCAAGGTCGGACGAATCCTTGAGCCCGCAGCGGGCGGGGGTGACGACCTGGCCAACGGCTTCGCCGTCCCCGCCGACGCCCGACGCGTCTGGGACTTCAGCGCCGACGGGATCCGCCGCAGCATCGAGGACAGCCTGCTGCGCCTCGGCCTGGACCGGATCGACCTCGTCTATCTGCACGATCCGGACGACCATGCGGAGGCCGCCTTCGGCCAGGCCTACCCGGCCCTGGAGAAACTGCGCGCCGAAGGCGTCGTCGGCGCGATCGGCGCCGGAATGAACCAGACCGCGATGCTCACCCGCTTCCTCCGCGACACCGACGTCGACGCCGTGCTCTGCGCGGGCCGCTACACCCTCCTCGACCGCACCGCCCTCGCCGAGCTGCTGCCCGAGGCCACCGCGCGCGGCAAGAGCGTCGTCGTGGGAGGCGTCTTCAACTCCGGGCTGCTCGCCGACCCCCGGCCGGGCGCGACCTACAACTACACCGCCGCCTCCACCGAACTCCTCGACCGTGCCCTGCACTTGAAGGACGTCGCGGGCCGCCACGGAGTCCCGCTGCGGGCCGCGGCCCTCCGCTACCCCGCCCGGCACCCCGCCGTGGCGAGCGTCCTGGTCGGCACCCGGTCGGCCGACGAGGTGCGCGACGCCGCCGCCATGATGCGCCACGAGACCCCCGCCGCGCTCTGGGACGAACTGCACACCGAGGAGCCGAGTTGA
- a CDS encoding L-rhamnose mutarotase, with the protein MRVALHTKVRADRIEEYEAAHREVPEELTAAIRSAGATSWTIWRSGTDLFHLIECEDYARMLAELEKLPVNIAWQARMDQLLDVAHDYSSEGSSAGLPVAWEL; encoded by the coding sequence TTGAGAGTCGCCCTGCACACCAAGGTCCGCGCCGACCGGATCGAGGAGTACGAAGCCGCACACCGCGAGGTCCCCGAGGAGCTGACCGCGGCGATACGGTCCGCGGGCGCCACCTCCTGGACGATCTGGCGCAGCGGCACCGACCTCTTCCACCTCATCGAGTGCGAGGACTACGCGCGGATGCTGGCCGAGCTGGAGAAGCTGCCGGTGAACATCGCCTGGCAGGCCCGCATGGACCAGCTCCTCGACGTCGCCCACGACTATTCGTCGGAGGGGTCCTCGGCCGGACTGCCCGTCGCCTGGGAGCTCTGA
- a CDS encoding amidohydrolase family protein, producing the protein MRIIDAHHHVWDLSVRDQDWITGPELAPLRRDFTLADLEPEARAAGVAATVLVQTVTVAEETPEFLALADGSDLVAGVVGWTELTAPDVADTLAALRELPGGDRLVGIRHQVQGEPDPQWLLRPDVQRGLAAVAAAGLAYDLLVLPHQLPAAAKAAAQHPELTFVLDHLGKPPIASGTLEPWAEQVRALAALPNTVCKLSGMVAEAAWDTWTAEDLHPYAKTVLDAFGPDRLMFGSDWPVCRLAATYGEVLEVARTLTDGLSPDERADVFGATAARVYGV; encoded by the coding sequence ATGCGGATCATCGACGCCCACCACCATGTGTGGGATCTGTCCGTACGGGACCAGGACTGGATCACCGGTCCCGAACTTGCCCCACTGAGGCGCGACTTCACGCTTGCCGACCTCGAACCCGAGGCGCGCGCGGCCGGGGTCGCGGCCACGGTCCTCGTACAGACGGTCACCGTGGCCGAGGAGACCCCGGAATTCCTCGCGCTCGCGGACGGCAGCGACCTGGTCGCCGGGGTCGTCGGCTGGACTGAACTCACCGCCCCGGACGTGGCCGACACGCTCGCCGCCCTGCGTGAACTCCCCGGCGGGGACCGGCTGGTGGGCATCCGCCACCAGGTGCAGGGTGAGCCCGACCCCCAGTGGCTGCTCCGGCCGGACGTACAGCGCGGGCTCGCGGCGGTGGCCGCCGCCGGGCTTGCGTACGACCTTCTGGTCCTGCCGCACCAGCTGCCCGCGGCGGCGAAGGCCGCGGCGCAGCACCCCGAACTCACCTTTGTGCTGGACCACTTGGGCAAGCCGCCGATTGCGTCCGGGACACTGGAGCCCTGGGCCGAACAGGTGCGGGCGCTCGCCGCCCTCCCCAACACGGTCTGCAAGCTGTCCGGGATGGTCGCCGAGGCCGCATGGGACACCTGGACGGCCGAGGACCTCCATCCGTACGCCAAGACCGTGCTCGACGCCTTCGGTCCCGACCGGCTGATGTTCGGATCCGACTGGCCGGTGTGCCGTCTGGCGGCCACGTACGGTGAAGTCCTTGAAGTGGCCCGCACGTTGACGGACGGACTGAGCCCGGACGAGCGTGCGGACGTCTTCGGGGCGACCGCCGCCCGCGTCTACGGAGTCTGA
- a CDS encoding zf-HC2 domain-containing protein, whose protein sequence is MRPLEPHHDVGAYALGVLGEAEAFRFEDHLMDCPYCAGLLGDFGRMEAHLAWYARSTPPGAEAMASDGGRLLHRVLGLVEARQRTGRRRRFVLLVAAVVLAAGGAFALVRTGAGGAEGGQRWAATDPASGVSAVVAARPAAWGTEVGLDVRDEPRATTCVLVAVGRGGEEQTVATWSASDGKTVRAAGGAALPLERIDHFEVRTAAGERLVSVGPQTP, encoded by the coding sequence ATGAGGCCGCTGGAACCGCATCACGACGTCGGCGCCTATGCGCTCGGTGTACTCGGCGAGGCCGAGGCCTTCCGCTTCGAGGACCACCTCATGGACTGCCCCTACTGCGCCGGGCTGTTGGGCGATTTCGGGCGGATGGAGGCTCATCTCGCCTGGTACGCGCGGAGCACCCCGCCGGGCGCGGAGGCGATGGCCTCGGACGGCGGGCGGCTGCTGCACCGGGTGCTCGGCCTGGTGGAGGCCCGCCAGAGGACGGGCCGCAGACGGCGGTTCGTGCTGCTGGTGGCGGCCGTCGTGCTGGCCGCGGGCGGTGCCTTCGCCCTCGTACGGACCGGGGCCGGCGGGGCGGAGGGCGGGCAGCGGTGGGCGGCCACCGACCCGGCTTCGGGGGTGTCGGCGGTGGTCGCGGCGCGGCCCGCCGCCTGGGGCACGGAGGTGGGTCTTGACGTGCGCGACGAACCCCGGGCCACGACCTGTGTCCTGGTCGCCGTCGGGCGCGGTGGCGAGGAGCAGACGGTGGCCACCTGGTCGGCGTCGGACGGGAAGACCGTCCGGGCCGCGGGCGGGGCGGCCCTCCCGCTGGAGCGCATCGACCACTTCGAGGTACGGACGGCCGCGGGAGAGCGCCTGGTGTCGGTCGGGCCTCAGACTCCGTAG
- a CDS encoding LytR/AlgR family response regulator transcription factor: MLRVLAVDDEEPALEELLYLLRSDPRIRSAEGATSATEALRRIGDALGAGPEDDNAIDVAFLDIHMAGLTGLDIARLLAGFARPPLIVFVTAHEGFAVQAFDLKAVDYVLKPVRRERLAEAVRRVAEQVGSGPAPVLDTAADQIPVELGGIIRFLAVADIAYAEAQGDYARLHTAEGSHLVRIPLTTLEERWRSRGFVRIHRSHLVALSRIDELRLDAGSMSVRIGAAELPVSRRHARTLRDLLLRQAGR, encoded by the coding sequence ATGCTGCGCGTACTGGCCGTCGACGACGAGGAACCGGCCCTCGAAGAACTTCTCTACCTGCTCCGCTCCGACCCCCGGATACGCAGCGCCGAGGGCGCCACCAGCGCCACCGAGGCGCTGCGCCGTATCGGCGACGCCCTCGGCGCCGGACCCGAAGACGACAACGCCATCGACGTCGCCTTCCTCGACATCCACATGGCCGGCCTCACCGGACTCGACATCGCACGCCTCCTCGCCGGCTTCGCCCGGCCCCCGCTCATCGTCTTCGTCACCGCCCACGAGGGCTTCGCGGTCCAGGCCTTCGACCTCAAGGCCGTCGACTACGTCCTCAAGCCCGTCCGCCGCGAGCGCCTCGCCGAGGCCGTACGACGCGTCGCCGAACAAGTCGGCAGCGGCCCGGCCCCCGTCCTGGACACCGCCGCCGACCAGATCCCCGTCGAACTGGGCGGAATCATCCGCTTCCTCGCGGTCGCCGACATCGCCTACGCCGAGGCCCAGGGCGACTACGCCCGCCTGCACACCGCCGAAGGCAGCCACCTCGTCCGCATCCCGCTCACCACGCTGGAGGAGCGCTGGCGCTCGCGAGGATTCGTACGCATTCACCGCAGCCACCTCGTCGCGCTCTCCCGTATCGACGAACTGCGCCTCGACGCGGGCTCCATGAGCGTCCGCATCGGCGCGGCCGAACTCCCCGTCAGCCGCCGCCACGCCCGCACCCTGCGCGACCTGCTCCTGCGGCAGGCCGGTCGCTGA